From the Thermococcus sp. 18S1 genome, one window contains:
- a CDS encoding ATP-binding protein, protein MKIRKFVDREEELKTLEMLYAQDGFTLVLVTGRRRIGKSRLVREFLNDKEAIAVQFEKRVWEYNLAKLNRAIGQYFEIPTPNFSTFTDAFRFIASQAKGRFVVFLDEFSYLLRYSEVEAEFQSIVDEVLPESNVMLILSASSVGLLKRSFFDYSSPLYGRSDATLNLQPLRFRHLFEWFLNLTPEDAVKLYAVTSGVPRYLELFNGRDVEHEIIRNFFDPNAFLFREAKELLEEEFREPETYYTILEALARGKTRVNEIAQYSFIEPKNTARYLRILEDLGILRRELPVGRRAKRGVYRFKDLYFAFWFRFIAPYFEEIESGFPDGALEDFGRDFNRYLGFAFEDVAKQILIELNRVGKLPFSFTKIGRWWHKSEEIDLVALNERERTALLVEVKWKELSEREARGVLKDLERKVELVGWDGWEKSYGLVAKSIEGKEKLEDEGWLVWDLEDFKDIFPL, encoded by the coding sequence ATGAAGATTCGAAAATTTGTGGATAGGGAAGAGGAGCTCAAAACACTTGAAATGCTTTATGCGCAGGATGGCTTCACACTCGTTCTCGTCACAGGAAGGAGGAGGATCGGGAAAAGCCGTCTCGTCCGCGAGTTCTTGAATGACAAGGAAGCGATAGCGGTTCAGTTTGAGAAGAGGGTGTGGGAGTACAACCTCGCGAAGCTCAACAGGGCCATCGGGCAGTACTTTGAGATTCCAACCCCGAATTTCTCGACGTTCACCGACGCGTTCCGCTTCATCGCGTCTCAAGCTAAGGGCAGGTTCGTGGTGTTTCTCGACGAGTTCTCCTACCTGCTCCGCTACTCAGAAGTCGAGGCCGAGTTTCAGAGTATAGTTGACGAGGTTCTTCCCGAAAGCAATGTTATGCTCATCCTCTCGGCCTCGTCCGTCGGACTGTTAAAGAGGAGCTTCTTCGACTACTCAAGCCCGCTCTACGGGAGGAGTGACGCGACGCTCAACCTTCAGCCCCTTCGCTTCAGGCATCTCTTCGAGTGGTTCCTCAATTTGACCCCGGAAGACGCCGTGAAGCTCTATGCTGTAACTTCGGGTGTTCCGAGGTACCTTGAGCTTTTCAACGGGAGAGATGTTGAGCATGAAATAATACGGAACTTCTTCGATCCAAACGCCTTCCTTTTCCGCGAGGCGAAGGAGTTGCTTGAGGAGGAGTTCAGGGAGCCAGAGACCTACTACACGATACTTGAAGCCCTCGCGAGGGGAAAGACGCGCGTCAATGAAATCGCCCAGTATTCCTTCATCGAGCCGAAGAACACGGCACGCTATCTTCGGATTCTCGAAGACCTTGGGATTCTGCGACGAGAATTGCCGGTTGGGAGAAGGGCAAAGCGAGGTGTCTATCGTTTCAAGGACCTCTACTTCGCCTTCTGGTTCAGGTTTATCGCCCCATACTTCGAGGAGATTGAGAGCGGATTTCCAGATGGGGCCCTTGAGGACTTTGGGCGGGACTTCAACCGCTACCTTGGCTTTGCGTTTGAGGACGTGGCGAAGCAAATCCTAATTGAGCTGAACAGGGTCGGGAAGTTGCCTTTCAGCTTCACGAAAATTGGAAGATGGTGGCATAAGAGTGAGGAGATTGATCTGGTTGCCTTGAACGAGCGGGAAAGAACGGCTTTGCTTGTCGAGGTGAAGTGGAAGGAGCTGAGTGAAAGGGAAGCGCGGGGAGTCTTGAAGGACTTGGAGAGAAAGGTAGAACTTGTGGGATGGGATGGTTGGGAGAAAAGCTACGGGCTAGTGGCAAAGAGCATTGAGGGAAAAGAAAAGCTGGAAGACGAGGGCTGGCTTGTATGGGATTTGGAAGACTTCAAAGACATTTTTCCCTTGTGA
- a CDS encoding asparagine synthetase A, whose protein sequence is MYMNALQIVTRKIEPIMEIQTRVIDYMTRYMVSEGFKWMLPVMLSSITDPLWPDPAAEEALKPPEVEVYGSRLRLTHSMILHKQMAVAMGIDRLFILSPNVRLEGRSADDGRHAYEFTQLDFEIAYASMDDVMSLIEGLISGLFKEARSWGLEREVPKVRAPFKRFTLEEIKEEFGDEEEASKVMKEPFWVLDIKREFYDREDPERPGHFRNYDLYLPEGYGEVSSGGEREWEYEVIVRKMREAGISLEAFRPYLEVAKAGLLRPSAGAGIGVERLVRYMVGAKHIAEVQPFPRIPGVPAVI, encoded by the coding sequence ATATATATGAACGCCCTCCAAATTGTAACCAGAAAAATTGAACCGATCATGGAGATACAGACGAGAGTAATTGACTATATGACAAGATACATGGTGAGCGAGGGCTTCAAGTGGATGCTCCCCGTGATGCTCAGCTCCATCACCGACCCGCTCTGGCCGGATCCCGCGGCAGAGGAAGCCCTAAAGCCCCCTGAAGTCGAAGTTTACGGCTCAAGGCTGAGACTAACACATAGCATGATACTACACAAACAGATGGCGGTGGCGATGGGAATAGACAGGCTCTTCATCCTCTCGCCGAACGTGAGGCTTGAGGGACGCTCAGCTGACGACGGAAGGCACGCCTACGAGTTCACCCAGCTCGACTTCGAGATAGCCTACGCCAGTATGGACGATGTGATGAGCCTCATCGAGGGACTCATCAGCGGCCTCTTCAAAGAGGCGAGAAGCTGGGGGCTCGAGAGGGAGGTTCCGAAAGTCAGAGCACCCTTCAAGCGCTTCACCCTGGAGGAGATAAAGGAGGAGTTCGGAGACGAGGAAGAGGCCAGCAAAGTCATGAAAGAACCCTTCTGGGTACTTGATATCAAGAGGGAGTTCTACGACAGGGAAGACCCCGAGAGGCCGGGCCACTTCAGAAACTACGACCTCTACCTGCCGGAGGGTTACGGAGAGGTATCAAGCGGCGGCGAGAGGGAGTGGGAGTACGAGGTCATCGTCAGAAAGATGAGGGAAGCCGGGATAAGCCTCGAGGCCTTCAGGCCGTATCTGGAGGTAGCCAAGGCCGGTCTCCTGAGGCCGAGCGCAGGTGCCGGAATCGGCGTCGAGAGGCTGGTCCGCTACATGGTCGGGGCGAAGCACATAGCTGAGGTGCAGCCGTTCCCGAGGATTCCAGGTGTTCCGGCGGTTATCTGA
- a CDS encoding aminotransferase class V-fold PLP-dependent enzyme, whose amino-acid sequence MRKSLFPALGRFKAYLNTASLGLMPSTALQSTAELFTDIIEFNGEVNSVDYMDELVLKPLLKEAARLMKTKPENVGLSIQTTEGLRRILLALEPEKGGNIVSLDTEFPTLPALLRSYARRFNLELRVVENRNGVHSLEDIEKAIDDDTFAVVLSSVNWVTGQRLNLRELSRVAHEHGAWLIVDAVQHLGAMRLFPEKEGVDALSAGGEKWLLSPDTGAGLIYVSDELLEEAKPITGLLNNEPPTGEWGPWWGLPEKDPWGELKPARGVKKLDFGGGPPYLVAAAFTASLRLVNEIGIEEIERHNLRLAGRIRDEVLSAGLEVFAEGSPIVTIKTGLSYEEEERLHEKLTAEEISVSHRGVLGHYGIRASPHLYNTKDDVETFLESLFGAMGE is encoded by the coding sequence ATGAGAAAAAGCCTGTTTCCAGCACTGGGAAGGTTTAAAGCATACCTGAACACCGCGAGCCTCGGTCTGATGCCTTCAACTGCACTCCAGAGTACCGCGGAGCTTTTCACGGATATCATTGAGTTCAACGGAGAGGTCAACTCGGTTGACTACATGGACGAGCTCGTTCTGAAGCCCCTACTGAAAGAGGCAGCCAGGTTAATGAAAACAAAGCCAGAAAACGTCGGTCTCTCCATACAGACCACGGAAGGCTTGAGGAGAATCCTGCTGGCACTCGAACCCGAGAAGGGAGGGAACATCGTCTCGCTGGACACCGAGTTCCCGACCCTCCCGGCGCTCCTCAGGAGCTACGCTAGGCGTTTTAACCTTGAGCTGCGCGTTGTGGAGAACAGGAACGGGGTTCACAGCCTTGAGGATATCGAGAAGGCGATAGACGACGACACCTTTGCGGTGGTCTTAAGCTCCGTCAACTGGGTCACTGGACAAAGGCTCAACCTGAGAGAGCTTTCTAGGGTTGCCCACGAACACGGCGCCTGGCTGATAGTTGACGCTGTCCAGCACCTTGGAGCCATGAGGCTGTTCCCTGAAAAGGAGGGCGTTGATGCGCTCTCGGCGGGCGGTGAGAAGTGGCTCCTCAGCCCGGACACTGGAGCTGGACTAATCTACGTCTCCGACGAGCTCCTGGAGGAGGCCAAGCCGATAACCGGATTACTCAACAACGAACCGCCGACCGGCGAATGGGGACCCTGGTGGGGCCTTCCGGAGAAGGATCCATGGGGCGAGCTGAAACCCGCGAGGGGCGTCAAGAAGCTCGACTTCGGCGGCGGGCCGCCCTACCTCGTTGCGGCTGCCTTCACCGCCTCGCTGAGGCTGGTAAACGAGATAGGCATCGAGGAGATAGAGCGCCACAACCTCAGGTTAGCGGGCAGAATAAGGGACGAGGTTCTAAGTGCGGGCCTTGAGGTCTTCGCGGAGGGCTCACCGATAGTCACGATAAAGACGGGATTGAGCTACGAGGAAGAGGAGAGACTGCACGAGAAGCTCACCGCGGAGGAAATCTCGGTCAGCCACCGCGGCGTTCTCGGTCACTACGGGATACGGGCCTCACCGCACCTGTACAACACGAAAGATGACGTCGAGACCTTCCTCGAATCGCTGTTCGGGGCTATGGGAGAGTAA
- a CDS encoding alanine--glyoxylate aminotransferase family protein: MELRFDMEYEEAYREVYELVKPKYKLFTAGPVACFPEVLAIMSVQMFSHRSAEAKEVHVDTLNRLKAFLEAEKGEIIMFPSSGTGFMEAAVRNTVPKGGKVLVTAIGAFGKRFADVVNANGREAIVLEKEPGYAIKPEELDEALRKNPDVVAVTITYNETSTGVLNPLPELAKVVHEHDKLLFVDAVSAMGGADIKFDKWGLDMIFASSQKAFGVPPGLAVAAVSERVFEIAEKMPERGWYFDLPLYKKFNGKKKGTPSTPPLPQIFGLNVVLRIVEKMGGKDAWLGMYRKRSETIREGVKEMGLGVLAEPGYESPTITAVVVPEGMKGVDVYNAMRERGFELAKGYGSVAEKTFRIGNMGYMTFEDIEEMLANLREVIEKLKG, encoded by the coding sequence TTCCGGAGGTTCTTGCAATAATGAGCGTTCAGATGTTCAGCCACCGCTCGGCCGAGGCAAAGGAGGTTCACGTTGATACCCTCAACAGACTCAAGGCTTTTCTTGAGGCCGAGAAAGGCGAGATAATAATGTTCCCCAGCTCCGGAACCGGCTTCATGGAAGCCGCCGTTAGAAACACCGTGCCGAAGGGAGGAAAGGTACTGGTCACCGCCATAGGTGCCTTCGGAAAGCGCTTCGCTGACGTCGTCAACGCCAACGGCAGGGAAGCTATCGTCCTTGAGAAGGAGCCTGGCTACGCCATCAAGCCCGAGGAGCTCGACGAGGCCCTCAGAAAGAACCCCGACGTCGTTGCAGTTACCATAACCTACAACGAGACCTCGACCGGCGTGCTGAACCCGCTCCCGGAGCTGGCGAAGGTCGTTCACGAGCACGACAAGCTCCTCTTCGTTGACGCCGTCTCAGCGATGGGCGGCGCCGACATCAAATTTGACAAGTGGGGCCTCGACATGATATTCGCCAGCTCCCAGAAGGCCTTCGGCGTTCCGCCGGGGCTTGCTGTGGCGGCCGTCAGCGAGAGGGTCTTTGAAATAGCCGAGAAGATGCCCGAGCGCGGCTGGTACTTCGACCTGCCGCTCTACAAGAAGTTCAACGGCAAGAAGAAGGGAACCCCCTCAACTCCCCCGCTTCCGCAGATATTCGGCCTCAACGTCGTGCTCAGGATAGTCGAGAAGATGGGCGGCAAGGATGCCTGGCTTGGAATGTACAGGAAGAGGAGCGAGACCATCCGCGAGGGCGTCAAGGAGATGGGCCTCGGCGTTCTGGCTGAACCCGGCTACGAGAGCCCGACGATAACCGCTGTCGTCGTCCCCGAGGGAATGAAGGGCGTCGACGTCTACAACGCCATGCGCGAGCGCGGCTTCGAGCTGGCTAAGGGCTACGGAAGCGTGGCGGAGAAGACCTTCAGGATCGGAAACATGGGCTACATGACCTTCGAGGACATTGAGGAGATGCTCGCCAACCTCCGCGAGGTCATAGAAAAGCTTAAGGGCTGA
- a CDS encoding Flp pilus assembly complex ATPase component TadA, which produces MGVYIFTPEDLIRYGAATGEQFEVLKNAVLSKRDILVVGSSRSGKTKLVEALMHFIPDDWKVVVITAYGEFKPFKPNIIVIDTQFDSQPLERRTSDVISKIKALNPDYVVIDTLHTVDAARIFRELIDDYAFIVTSLALTDDIKGEVRHWLRISGETFDKFDVVVELKRDFRTGRKSINRIYEVKNGELRLLI; this is translated from the coding sequence ATGGGAGTTTACATATTCACGCCGGAGGACCTGATACGCTACGGCGCCGCAACCGGGGAGCAGTTTGAGGTTCTGAAGAACGCGGTTCTCTCCAAGAGGGACATCCTGGTGGTTGGTTCCAGCCGCTCCGGAAAGACCAAACTGGTGGAGGCTCTGATGCACTTCATACCCGATGACTGGAAGGTGGTCGTTATAACCGCCTACGGCGAGTTCAAGCCCTTCAAGCCGAACATCATCGTCATAGATACTCAATTTGACAGCCAGCCCCTTGAGAGGCGCACCTCGGACGTTATCTCAAAAATCAAAGCTCTGAATCCAGACTACGTCGTCATCGACACCCTTCACACCGTTGATGCCGCGAGGATATTCCGCGAGCTTATAGACGATTACGCATTCATAGTGACCTCCCTTGCTCTCACCGACGACATAAAGGGCGAGGTCCGGCACTGGCTCAGGATAAGCGGTGAGACCTTCGACAAATTCGACGTGGTTGTGGAGCTTAAGAGGGACTTCAGAACTGGCAGAAAGAGCATAAACCGCATATACGAGGTAAAGAACGGGGAGCTCAGGCTCCTTATTTAG
- a CDS encoding NAD(P)-binding protein, with product MVKIIVNGKEIDAPEGKPLIDFLREIGEHVPGFCYTNELDPYGSCRLCLVSTKRGVTTSCTLKPMEGLELETLSDEVVSMRKTALELILSDHYGDCIGPCQDGCPAHSDVQGYLALIAMGKYHEAVKLMKEKYILPAVLGRVCPAFCEDACRRNLVEEPLAIRQLKRYAADYDLEHGPWMPEIPPSTGKRIAVVGGGPAGLACAYYLRTMGHEVTIIEAMPHLGGMMRYGIPPYRLPRDVLDKDIATVINTGIEVKINTALGRDVTLEELREKYDAVFLGVGAWRSRKMGIPGEELEGVMHGIEFLRKVNTGEKVELGERVIVVGGGNTAMDVARTALRLGAEVTVVYRRSKAEMPANEREVEEAMEEGVEFMFLTNPVRILGDGKVEEVELIKMRLGEPDASGRRRPIPIEGSEFKVKADNVILAIGQYCDEEFLKSLGIEARRGKALVDEVTLQTSVPGVFAGGDLVLGPSTVIESIATGRRAAIMIDLYLKGKLEKVKAVLTEPEKHIEEVLSDDDLYRVLFDLRPYNHWKKVTEKDYESVERKPRAKVKLLDPEKRRRTFEEVEPALTEEQVLEEAQRCMSCGCMEVFRCKLREYATLYGAEQYAFEGEGNKFEIDESHPWVTLDNNKCVLCGQCVNFTHEIAGEGVLDYLFRGFKTRISPPLGESLGDMEGRFIGEMIDLCPVGAITEKLPFVKPGPWKTKPVKTVCNGCSFACEMNVEIYDGMLVRASRVEGSWNGHLCDYCRFARPWAEDLAGPLLNGEPVGWEEAKKFLSERSYALILTPELTNEEIARLKAFAEERGIPIGSTVSGGISTATLDDIRNAKRVLLKADPEKFPLLKILLKGKEIVEEGYDVAILEGGEPLDVPTLILHEGVNAAGLLKAGVTGIPESDAYVVVGRPVEDLKGDVLVVPAGVWAEKSGTVTNAFGMELKMERAREGYSPLELFS from the coding sequence ATGGTCAAAATCATAGTCAACGGGAAGGAAATCGACGCCCCGGAGGGGAAGCCGCTCATAGACTTCCTCCGTGAAATCGGTGAGCACGTTCCCGGCTTCTGCTACACGAACGAGCTCGATCCCTACGGCTCCTGCAGGCTCTGTCTCGTCTCCACAAAGAGGGGAGTCACAACCTCGTGCACCCTCAAGCCGATGGAAGGGCTTGAGTTGGAGACCCTCAGCGACGAAGTCGTTTCGATGAGGAAGACGGCACTTGAGCTCATCCTTTCGGACCACTACGGCGACTGTATCGGCCCCTGTCAGGACGGCTGTCCGGCCCACAGCGACGTCCAGGGATACCTCGCACTCATAGCGATGGGCAAGTACCACGAGGCGGTCAAACTGATGAAGGAGAAGTACATCCTGCCGGCCGTGCTCGGAAGGGTCTGCCCGGCCTTCTGTGAGGACGCCTGCCGGAGAAACCTCGTGGAGGAGCCCCTCGCGATAAGGCAGCTGAAGAGATACGCGGCAGATTACGACCTTGAGCACGGCCCGTGGATGCCCGAGATTCCGCCCTCGACCGGAAAGAGGATTGCCGTTGTCGGAGGCGGGCCGGCTGGCCTTGCCTGCGCCTACTACCTCAGGACGATGGGTCACGAGGTCACGATAATCGAGGCGATGCCCCACCTGGGAGGGATGATGCGCTACGGCATTCCGCCCTACAGACTGCCGAGGGACGTCTTGGACAAGGACATAGCGACCGTGATCAACACGGGAATAGAGGTGAAGATCAACACCGCCCTCGGAAGGGACGTAACCCTTGAGGAGCTCCGCGAGAAGTACGACGCGGTCTTTCTCGGCGTCGGCGCCTGGAGAAGCAGGAAAATGGGGATTCCGGGCGAGGAGCTTGAAGGCGTCATGCACGGCATAGAGTTCCTCAGGAAGGTCAACACCGGCGAAAAGGTCGAGCTCGGGGAGCGCGTCATAGTCGTCGGCGGCGGAAACACGGCCATGGACGTTGCTCGGACGGCTCTGAGGCTCGGTGCAGAGGTTACCGTCGTCTACAGGCGCTCAAAGGCAGAGATGCCCGCCAACGAGAGGGAAGTTGAAGAGGCGATGGAGGAAGGCGTTGAGTTCATGTTCCTCACCAACCCGGTGAGAATTCTTGGGGACGGGAAGGTCGAGGAGGTAGAGCTCATCAAGATGCGCCTCGGCGAGCCGGACGCCAGCGGCAGGAGGAGGCCGATACCGATTGAGGGCTCGGAGTTTAAGGTCAAAGCGGACAACGTTATCCTTGCCATAGGCCAGTACTGCGACGAGGAGTTCCTGAAGAGCCTCGGCATCGAGGCGAGGCGCGGAAAGGCCCTCGTTGATGAGGTGACGCTCCAGACGAGCGTTCCCGGCGTCTTCGCCGGCGGCGACCTCGTCCTCGGGCCGTCAACGGTCATCGAGAGCATAGCCACCGGAAGAAGGGCCGCGATAATGATAGACTTGTATCTTAAAGGCAAGTTGGAGAAGGTTAAAGCCGTTCTCACCGAGCCCGAAAAGCACATCGAGGAAGTTCTGAGCGACGACGACCTGTACAGGGTTCTCTTCGACCTCAGGCCCTACAACCACTGGAAGAAAGTCACCGAGAAGGACTACGAGAGCGTTGAAAGAAAGCCGAGGGCGAAGGTGAAGCTCCTCGATCCAGAAAAGAGGAGGAGAACCTTCGAGGAGGTCGAACCGGCCCTAACCGAGGAGCAGGTTCTTGAGGAGGCCCAGCGCTGTATGAGCTGTGGCTGTATGGAGGTCTTCCGCTGCAAGCTGAGGGAGTATGCAACGCTCTACGGTGCCGAACAGTACGCCTTCGAGGGCGAGGGGAACAAGTTCGAGATAGATGAAAGCCACCCGTGGGTGACGCTCGACAACAACAAGTGCGTCCTCTGCGGCCAGTGCGTCAACTTCACCCACGAGATAGCCGGAGAGGGAGTCCTTGACTACCTGTTCCGTGGATTCAAGACGAGGATCTCGCCGCCGCTCGGGGAGAGCCTTGGAGACATGGAGGGCAGGTTCATCGGGGAGATGATAGACCTCTGTCCTGTCGGAGCAATAACCGAGAAGCTTCCGTTCGTCAAGCCCGGGCCCTGGAAGACGAAGCCCGTCAAAACCGTTTGCAACGGCTGTTCCTTCGCCTGCGAGATGAACGTGGAGATCTACGACGGCATGCTCGTGAGGGCTTCGAGGGTGGAAGGTTCATGGAACGGCCACCTCTGCGACTACTGCCGTTTCGCCAGGCCATGGGCCGAAGACCTCGCCGGGCCGCTCCTCAACGGCGAACCTGTGGGCTGGGAAGAGGCCAAGAAGTTCCTCTCCGAGAGGAGCTATGCCCTGATCTTAACACCGGAGCTGACAAACGAAGAAATCGCCCGGCTCAAGGCCTTCGCTGAGGAGAGGGGTATTCCAATAGGCTCGACCGTTAGCGGAGGCATCTCCACGGCCACGCTGGACGACATAAGGAACGCCAAGAGGGTTCTCCTGAAGGCGGACCCCGAGAAGTTCCCGCTGCTCAAGATACTCCTGAAGGGCAAGGAAATCGTCGAGGAGGGCTACGACGTTGCGATACTTGAGGGGGGAGAGCCTCTCGACGTTCCAACGCTGATCCTCCATGAGGGGGTCAATGCTGCCGGACTGCTGAAGGCAGGAGTAACGGGAATCCCGGAGAGCGATGCATACGTCGTGGTCGGAAGGCCGGTGGAGGACCTGAAGGGCGACGTCCTCGTGGTCCCAGCGGGGGTGTGGGCCGAGAAGAGCGGAACCGTCACCAACGCCTTCGGAATGGAGCTGAAAATGGAGAGGGCGAGGGAAGGCTACTCGCCGCTGGAGCTTTTCTCGTGA